A single window of Methanomassiliicoccales archaeon DNA harbors:
- a CDS encoding site-specific integrase: protein MAAAEKYLERRSLKVGKSTMVYERRIIRHIVGEIEAMRERGELRTTHPKEMGPVEVRAFLDWMKDPKSHEGKSLDPDTQVRYLARLEGILRMNDNHVIERMKDEGYRLPQKVGRKPIRAITQPDLETVQEASRSVGSSTGEPEGWRRAKARFLTTIYVATGLRPSELRLAFMEDLDVSRWRFYVRSPKGVGVWAETRTVTIMPPYRQDVTLFLEEREKLLRFYSVKKATHLIPNLRNGEDKPYSENHFRELKKEVQEISGINFRLKDFRPTFATMSVEKDPNLLVDVSAQLGHSNLMTTQRYYAQISADSAGSRLEKAWGGKGSVSKTQTKPEQSEALNLILQLLGVTPEELAARLMTKAQETPNPGIDSKNRLTGYN from the coding sequence ATGGCGGCTGCCGAGAAATATCTAGAGAGGAGGAGTCTGAAGGTGGGAAAGAGCACGATGGTCTATGAGAGGAGGATTATCAGACACATCGTTGGAGAGATCGAGGCGATGAGGGAGCGGGGCGAGCTCAGGACGACGCACCCTAAGGAAATGGGCCCCGTTGAGGTCCGGGCTTTCCTAGATTGGATGAAGGACCCGAAATCTCACGAGGGTAAGTCCTTAGATCCGGATACGCAGGTGCGTTATCTAGCAAGGTTGGAAGGCATCCTCAGGATGAACGACAACCATGTCATCGAGAGGATGAAGGACGAAGGCTACCGTCTGCCCCAGAAGGTGGGTAGAAAGCCAATAAGAGCGATCACGCAGCCCGATCTCGAGACAGTGCAGGAAGCATCTCGGAGCGTGGGGAGCTCCACGGGCGAGCCTGAAGGATGGCGTAGGGCGAAGGCCAGGTTCCTGACTACGATCTACGTTGCAACAGGTCTTCGGCCCTCAGAACTGCGTCTGGCCTTCATGGAGGACCTGGATGTCAGTCGGTGGAGGTTCTACGTTCGAAGCCCTAAAGGTGTGGGGGTATGGGCTGAGACGAGGACCGTAACGATCATGCCTCCATATCGGCAGGACGTCACATTATTCCTGGAGGAACGTGAGAAACTGCTTCGTTTCTACAGTGTGAAAAAAGCCACCCACCTCATTCCAAACCTCAGGAACGGGGAGGATAAACCCTACAGCGAGAACCATTTCCGCGAGCTCAAGAAGGAAGTACAGGAGATCTCCGGTATCAACTTCAGGCTCAAGGATTTTCGACCCACCTTCGCCACAATGAGCGTTGAGAAAGATCCGAACCTCTTGGTAGACGTATCGGCACAGCTAGGACACTCGAATCTGATGACGACGCAGAGGTATTATGCTCAGATCTCTGCGGACAGCGCCGGCTCAAGGCTTGAAAAGGCATGGGGCGGGAAAGGCAGCGTATCAAAGACCCAAACGAAACCCGAGCAGAGTGAGGCATTGAACCTCATCCTGCAACTGCTTGGCGTCACTCCGGAGGAGCTCGCCGCCCGACTTATGACCAAGGCTCAGGAAACACCAAATCCCGGAATTGATTCTAAAAACCGACTAACTGGCTATAATTGA
- a CDS encoding NAD(P)H-dependent oxidoreductase, translating to MRSPRHNGVCSQKDDMAKILDKMIESDIIVMATPVYIYTMDAQMKTFNDRTAAGYTEIKNKEF from the coding sequence ATGCGCTCACCCAGACACAATGGAGTATGTTCGCAGAAGGATGACATGGCCAAGATCCTCGACAAGATGATCGAGTCGGACATCATTGTGATGGCCACACCTGTCTACATCTATACGATGGACGCTCAGATGAAAACCTTCAATGACAGGACGGCGGCTGGATACACTGAGATCAAAAACAAGGAATTCTAA
- a CDS encoding LarC family nickel insertion protein — protein MDRTLYLECYSGISGDMTVAALLDLGADQGVLEKALASLPVHGFRIKIGRVSKSGLDSCDFDVVLDPIDEKNGLNIVHGKQEHVHEHRSLSQIVEMINHADITSNSRDLAIRIFHILAEAESKAHGVELEQVRFHEVGAIDSIVDIVSAAVCIDNLGITNVIVPELYEGKGLVRCQHGLLPIPVPAVSSIAAVHGLHLHIMDVEGEHVTPTGAAIVAAIKTSDELPQKFSIQKIGIGAGKRVTERPGILRAMIIETSY, from the coding sequence ATGGATCGGACATTGTATTTGGAATGCTATTCCGGCATAAGCGGAGACATGACCGTCGCCGCACTCCTGGACCTGGGAGCGGACCAAGGCGTTCTGGAGAAAGCACTGGCAAGTCTGCCGGTGCACGGCTTCAGGATAAAAATCGGCCGCGTGTCGAAATCTGGATTGGATTCCTGTGACTTCGATGTCGTCTTGGACCCTATAGATGAGAAGAATGGTCTGAATATCGTGCATGGGAAACAGGAGCACGTCCACGAACATCGCAGTCTCTCCCAGATAGTTGAGATGATAAATCATGCCGATATCACAAGCAATTCAAGGGACCTTGCGATCCGGATCTTCCATATCCTTGCTGAAGCGGAGTCAAAAGCGCATGGTGTGGAATTGGAGCAAGTGCGTTTCCACGAGGTCGGGGCAATCGACTCAATCGTGGACATTGTGTCGGCTGCGGTGTGTATCGACAACTTAGGCATAACAAACGTGATCGTACCGGAACTGTATGAGGGGAAAGGGTTGGTGCGCTGTCAGCACGGCCTATTGCCTATCCCAGTTCCAGCAGTCTCTTCCATAGCGGCCGTCCACGGGTTGCACCTGCACATTATGGATGTGGAGGGCGAACATGTCACGCCCACCGGTGCGGCCATCGTGGCCGCCATCAAGACATCGGACGAACTGCCCCAGAAATTCTCGATCCAGAAGATCGGGATCGGTGCGGGAAAGAGGGTCACCGAAAGGCCTGGCATCCTAAGAGCGATGATCATTGAGACGAGTTACTAA